The DNA sequence TAGGGATGGTGCCCCTGTCTGAGCAGTTACCAGCAAGTAGCCACAGACCTGAGGCACCTACCTCTAGACCAGGCTGAGCCTCTGggtgctgtgtgatcttgaagtGCTCCCTACTCTCTCTGGTCCTCCCTTTACTCCCCTATAGAATGAGGAAATTGGGCTAGATTggttatttgtaaatatttatctaGACCTAGAGATGCCTGGAAGGGGATAGAAATGGAAACAGTGCGGCATATATCTAAGCGTATGTAGACCTGGGTCAGATTGGGGTGTGAAACAGGATGAAGCCAGTGTTGAGTGAACCCTGGTCTCGACTGGCTCCCTTTTGTTTGTTGCGGGTTGTGGGCAGTGGGAGTCAGATCCTGCATACCCAATTCTTCTCAACGTGGGGTTGAGAGAACCCAAGGCTAAGTAAGGAGAGGGCCAGCGGCTGCGCGGAGGCCGGGAGGGTGGCCGCTGGTCCAGGGAACCTGGAACCTTGAGGGAGGAGACCCGGGGGACCGAGGCCCAAGGGCTGGCGGGAAGGAACCGTTCCAGGCCCTGGAGGCCCACCCGAGCCCCAGGCCGGGTCTTCACGACACGCTGCCCGGTCCTAGAGGCCTCTGAATCAGAGAGAAGGGCTCGTGGGGAGCGGGAGGCAAGCGTCCTAATCCCGACGCAGCGCGGCGCTCAGGGTCCGCGTGGGTCTCCTTCCCCCTCCTGAGTCCCTGGCgcgcctcctccctcttcctctgaaACGCCGTCTTCTTCCGGAGGGCTTACCTCGTCCCGCCGGGCCCATGCTGGCATTCCTAGGGTCTGGTAAGTGGAGGAGGCACAGCCGGGAGCCGCCACTCTCGTCCAACACAGGCCTAGCTCAGACCTCCCACGCCCTGCTTGCGCGGCAGGAGATTGCTGCGGGGAGCCCTTCGGGGAACTGGGGAAGGGACAAAAATACACACCTTTCTCTGGGTAGGGCGAACAGATGGCAAGGGAGGCAATTGAACAATAAAGCGAAATAAAGGGAATAAAAGTGAAACGAAATCGGGTCTTAGAGGACTCGGCCGCCGCGAGGCGGGCGCGGGGAGGGTGGGTGGCGGCCCCTCGCACACCTCTGGCTCCCTTGCAGACCCGGGGTCCGGCCGGCAGCCCTCGCTGCGCCCGCATGTGCACAAACAGACGGAGAAGACAACCCGCGTGCGGACCGTGCTCAACGAGAAGCAGCTGCACACTCTGCGGACGTGCTACGCCGCCAACCCACGGCCCGACGCGCTCATGAAGGAGCAGCTGGTGGAGATGACCGGCCTGAGCCCGCGAGTCATCCGAGTCTGGTTCCAGAACAAGCGTTGCAAGGATAAGAAGAAATCCATCCTTATgaagcagctgcagcagcagcagcacaacGACAAGACGGTGTGGGACAGGGTGCTGGAGAATCGGATCGGGTGGGGCCTCGGGTTCTCGCCGCGCCGTCTAGGTGCCGTTTTTTGGGCCGGCTCGCGGGAGATCCAGGGGGAACTGGACTCTCCAGATAGCTTGTGTTTGTGCTTGCAAGGCTTACCTTGGGGTTGAAGCCTCCTTAATTATTGTATTTGAAATCAGGTCTTCTTGTCCCAGCGGCAGACCTGAGTCGGGGTCCATGGCCCATCTGGGAGCCCAAGGCGGCATGGTAGTGCCGCGCCCGCTAGTCGGGGCGGGTTGTGTCCTTTCGGCTTGACTCTGAACACTTTCCCTTTACAAacctggagagggaggagaaCGCAGGCCTCGCTGTCGTTCCCTTGCCCCGTAGGCTTCCAGCACTGAGGCTTATGGTTGCGGTTTTCAGGCTCGGGGCAACTCCAATGGGGAAGGAGGACTCACTGTGCTGCGGACAAGTGTACACCTCCCCCAGATCGTTTCAGGCTCCAAATCGCGTGCCAGTGCCTGGAGCCCCAGTCTCAAAGGCGGTGGGAAACGCAAGATCTAACTCgagcttcccccacccccacttctgcTTGTCTCGCAGAGCCTCCAGGGACTGACCGGGACGCCCCTGGTTGCGGGCAGCCCCATCCGCCACGAGAGCGCGGTGCAGGGCAGCGCTGTCGAGGTGCAGACGTACCAACCGCCCTGGAAAGCGCTCAGCGAGTTCGCCCTCCAGAGTGACCTGGACCAACCCGCCTTCCAGCAGCTGGTGAGGCCTTGCCCTACCTGCCCGGACCTCAGGattcctggggaggtggggtggattTGGCCACTTAGCCAAGATGAAAGGGGTGGGGGTTTCTCAAGGGGTGAGGAGCCGGACAACCCTaagaggggctgggggggggggggcgctgtgGGGTGAGTAGCTGCAACCGCACCCGGCCGGTAATTCTCCCTAAACCAGGTCTCCTTGGATTAACTGCTCGCAGGAGAGGTCGAGGGATTAACCAACCCGAGTTCACCCCACCCCCCATACCTCTGCGTGCGCTTGGGGACCTGGCCGACTTCAACGGCCTGCTCCCAGCCGGCGGCTTGTCCCAGGGGATACCCCCCGACTCGGAGCAGGCGGCTCGGGAAAACCAGCTTGGGCGCGTCTTCACCCGCTCCTTCCCGGTGTCTCCACTGCCCCAGGTCTCCTTCTCCGAGTCTGGCTCCCTAGGCAACTCCTCCGGCAGCGACGTGACCTCCCTGTCATCGCAGCTCCCGGACACCCCCAACAGCATGGTGCCGAGTCCCGTGGAAACGTGAGGGGGACCCTTCCCCGCCAGCCCGCGGACCTCGCATGCTCCCTGCATGAGACTCACCCATGCTCAGGCCATTCCAGCTCCGAAAACTCTCTCGcctttgtaattattattatttaaagagAGAGGACTGAGAGAAGCGGCTGGGACAGCCCAACGCGCCGAGACGAAACCTGCTTTTACCAGACTTCAGAGCCCTGCTCCGAGgacttttatttttacaaaaccaGAATTTGGGATTTACTAGCGTTatctctgccctctcctctccctcgcTTCGCGGGGCCGCTGCCGCTGGGTTTCCACGCCCCCTGCCCACGCACCCACCTCGGCGTGGAGAACGCGCAGAGCAGGTCCCGCGCAGATCCCGCCCAGAGCTCGCCCATGCGGCGTCTGCCCCAACCCGGCCCTGAGCTCCTAGGCGGATTTGCCCGGGCTCTAACAGGGAAGAGGATGGGGATAATCCAAAGGAACAGACACTCCATCCCCCAAATCGCATGATTGCTGGAAAAAAAGTAGAACCGAAACTTtccttgaaaatgttttaaattatcagTCGACGGAGGACAGAGTGTGTGAGCCTTTGCCGAACAATACGTAAGTTATTGTTATTTATTGTGAGATCAGTCAGTTCATAGTGGGACAAATATTTTGatcttaataaaaaaataataacccgATGCGATGCTGCTGCTGTGTGCTGTTAGCGCAGCGAGAGGGCTGGACGAACGTAGGTTGGGGGTTGGGACTTAATTCAACGAAAATAAGGCTCCTCGGATTAGGAGGCCCAGGACCCGAGCAGGGCCCACCGCTCGTGCCCGCGCCTCGCGCACCGCTGGCCCGCGTGCTTCCTTGCCGCCGGGGGCGGGCCCGGCGGGGATTGGGCGCCAcctggggggcggggctgggccccTGCGCTCCGTGCGCCCCGTGCGGTCCCGCGAGGCCCGGCCAACTGCAGGAGCACCGAGGCGGTCCCGGAAGCCGGCGCGCTCCTGCTCGCCCCCTACCCCGGCGTTTCAGCGCAGAAGCCCGCGGCGCGGGTAAGGCGACCCGGTTCGGGCGGGAAACCTGCGATGCTCCAATGGCGGCCGTTCGGCTCGCGAGGGCGAGTCGTTCCCTCTCAGCCTTGTCTCAGCTCCTGGAGCAGGACCCAGCCTGGCGGCCCTCAAGGCCCGGGCCTGGACCCTCGCTCCATTTTCCGCCGGTGCACTCGGACCCTCCCTGCGCGTCTCTTCCCGTCTGTCTGGGGTCCCGAACCCCTACACCCCGGCGCCTCGCCGGCCTGCCTGACACCGCGGCCCTGTCGCCGAGCTGCACGGCCCCGGGGCGAACAGGGGGCCGTGACGGCTCATCCTCGCCACTGTCCCCAGAGTGGATGCGCGACGTGATCAATCTCGAAGCATTTATTAATTCCCCCGTCTAGACAGAGGAGAAGGCCGGGCGGCGGCTCCTTATCTGCATTTGGCATCACCTGCAAGCGATACACTGAAGGAGCCACAACAAGCCCCCGCTAGGATCGCGGCTGCCAGGGAAAATAAGTCCACCCAGAACCAGTCTGGCGTGtccttggtttattttctttgcagACCCGAAATGCAGCGGGCGGGGGATGGCtcgggtgggagggggctgggaatgGCCCCTGGATATGCCGTGCCCAGGTCACTTGGTGTGACATTTCAAACCCCTGCGACTTGTTTTCTTGAAAACTGGCTTTAGTGATCGCAGGAAATAACCAAGAGAGATACTGAATCTCCAGCAGGCCCCCGGGCAAGCACAAAAAAACCGGGAGGCTCAGGTTTTACCCTTCACAAATATTTAACCCTTTGGCAGCCTGGGACAGTGCTTTTCATAGACCAGCCTTTCCTTGGTAGACTCAGGAAGCTGCCAGCCTACCAGTCAATCCACTGCTCTTGAAGAATCTCTGGCATTGTCTTTCCGTTTGTTTGTCTTGAGTTAAAAGACCAAGTATCCTTTGTCCAGGATTTGTTTTGAAAGAGGGCAACGCCCTAACTGAGTAAGGGATAGTTGTCATCTTTGCTCAGGTAGTGTCTGGTAAGGAAAAATGTGTCTGAGAGGCAGCTGTGGTCGCCGGATAGAGGACGTGCCTTCTCTTAAGAAGCCATGTGCTGCTTGGATAGCCGGAGGCCACTGTAGGTTTTTCAGCAGAGCTGATGGCAGGATTCATCAGCGGTTCCTCCACTTCCCCCGGTTAGAGATGGAAGGCTGGGAGCTGGCTGGCaattattgaaagaaaatggGAGGAGGTGGGAAAATCGGGCCACATTTATATTTTACTTCCTGAAAGTCAAGGTGATGCGAgcacaaaaattaaagagaacatTCCCCTTCAGGATTTAGGAAATGGTGCTGCAAACTTAGAGATAAGGGAAGAGATATGTAGGGCTAATGAGGACCAGCTTTACCTCTTGAGTGCCCAGAAACGGTTTTAATAATCAGGGTTAGGTTCTTTGAGGCTTCGTTCCCTTAACTTAGACCATTCCCTCCCAAACAGAAATCTAGATACTTCCTTTTACCTTCTGGCTGGCCATTGGGTAGGAGGCTAAACTCCCAAGAAATCTTACTTTGGAAAACTTTTGATTTATCTGGAATATAGggttttgccatttttaaaaaggaaataacaggttcttgaattttaaaaattcattaatggTTGTTAATTAGCTTTGCAATTTTGCTTTTGACAGACTGCAGCATTTTTAATGCTACAAATGGAAACACCTGCCTATCTAATTACAGTCATCTCTTCCCTTTCCATAGATCAAAAATCTAACTCCTCTTTTCTTATATTCATATGAGTGTGTCTGTTTCTGAATGTTGGGAAATTACTCAGGTCAAAGTGGTTACTATGTGTTAGGATGCCTTTATCTATCTGTATTGCTGTATAAAACATCGCAAGCTCCTCTCCTGGTTTGTTGCTGACCACCCAAAGGGGCACATCGTTTTCCATGTGGATTTCCAGCAAAAGGGTTTGACTTTGAAGCCTTATTACAGCGGTCCCTGGTGAGGTGTCAGATCTATGGTTGGTTAGTACATTAATAAATATCAGTTTTAGTGGTTCCCAGGTCATCTTTAAACATCTCATGCAATACAGTAGGgatttctttataaattaaattacCTGTAACTATTacaagtgttttattttatgcttaCTGAACTTCTAAAATGAGATACCCAGTTGTGTAGTAAAAAAGCCAGTTCAATCAAAGAGGCCAGAGATGGGAAGCCGTAGTTAGTTATTTAACAGATTCACTTTAGAATAAGGTTTTCTCAGATTTATCTAATAATTTGAATAGCTCTATGTAATTGAGGCAGGGAAGGGATTCCCAGAGATGGAAAAGTTTATGGCTATTATACCACAAATTTAATACATATTGAAAGGCTCCATAATTCTGGGAAATTCAGTCCCTGTGGCAGTATTCCCActgaactttaatttttaatgggtTGTGGAACAGAAATCAACTTTTCAGTGTTGACTGTGGAATAGCTTAAAGCTTAGTTTTGTCAGAGCAGCAAACTGGATTTAAACGAGACATAGTCTAAGATTGTTTTCTAGAAAATGTGAGATTCTGCTGTGGTGGTGGGGGGGCATAAATTGGCACACATTGTTAGCTGTGTTTTCCCATACAAGTGTTCACCAAAGAGAGCAAGAGAATTAGCTGAATAGCAGCGTACTGGAGAGAGAAAACAATGAATGAGTAATAAACTATTTGCAGAGAAGTTTCCAATGGAGTTGTGATGAAAGCAGGAAATTCAGAGAGTTTATTAAGCTGATGCAGGAAAGATTAGAGGCTTTTAAATATGGGTCTGATTGATGTAAAGGTAAACTTTCTTCAAGATACTGGGATTCAGTGCAAAAGCGAGGATTGTGTGACCAATTACAGACTAGCACCTTGTTGATGGAGACAGTGCATGGAAGATGCAGATAAATGGAGCTAGACTGAGAGCAGTAATGGGAGAAAGGGCACAAAGAAATACTCCATTGGGATCCAGATGTGGAGTTGGGTATGGAGTGGTTCAATTTATAAAGCAAGTTTGGCGCCTGGCAGAAATCGTGCCTAGAAAGGCTGGAGTGCTAGGTGAGTCCATCTTTTGGATCAGGACACGGCCTGGTCAAGAAGGTCTGCGGCTGGTGGGGGAGTGGGTCCGGGAGGGAGCGGAGGGGCAGGAGTTCAGGAAGGCTGAGAGTTTCCCAGTGGGAAACAGGATATTTAAGGGGATGGTTTCAGTGTGGAAGGCAGGAGAACCTAGTGTTCAGAGcatgggagcagggagagggaagtggaagAAGAGGGACGGTGAGGAGTAATCCCTTACCAGATTACTGAGACCCAAGAATTTAGAAAGCGTGGCAAGGAGCTCTGGAAGAAATGGCCCAGGTGGTTTTCCcagcaggggaaggaaggaaaagattgGAGAGGAGGCGAGGTTCGGACCTAGGTTCAACAGGGGCCAGGTTCAGGGTTCAGGGTCACAGCGCCCCCGACTGccgggagggaggaagagactcCGGAACTCAGCAGGAAGCTGCGGCTCCTACATCCTGCTGGGCGTCCTGGGTGACAGCCCTGTAGAGCTCCCGGGAAAGGGAGCTGCCGCCTAGAGCGGGACATTCGGTTGGGCAACGGCGTGGGGCGTTCAAACGTCGCTGCCCACCGGCCTCTGGGGGCTTTTTCCTATTTGGCTCAAATTTGAGCCCTAACCCCGGGGAAAAGTCGCATCGTCAGCTTTGCAGGCTGGACCTAGCAGAGGCTTTTCGCTTCGGCCCAGCGGGTCCTCCTGTGGCCCCTGAGCCTCGGGAGACCCGGGAAGAGGCCCCCTCCCCGGGAGAAAGCCAGTGGGTGACACTCGTCCCTGCAGATTTGAACAAGATGTGTCTGCACTCACCTGCGCGCCGCACTTTCTCATCACAGGAGAGTTTAGAAGTCGTAAAACCCAGGGGAGTTAGAGCTTAAATCACTCCGGCCGAAGAAACGAGCATTAAAGGAAGGAACTTGAGACCTACAGACACCGCGCGGGTCGGGAGTCACCCAGGAGCCCCTAGGCGCGATCCTCGCAGGCTCCCCAGCCGGGTGGAGCCGGGTTTGTCAGTCAAACCCTCTCTCCTCCCGGACTAGGGGGCCAAATGAGACCATtcaattaaatgttttaattgcGAATTCTGGTACGGTTTCTGGAAGGTTAATCACAGCTGTCTCAATTATTTATGGCCTTTTGGCAAATTTCCGACCAGATAAGAAGTATATTCTATTGTGAAGCGTCTTGCAGGAAATCTTACAAATATTTGATTATTCCTTTCAGCTACAAGGGTTCTGCGTCCACGCCCCAAGACGCGCGGGGCCGGCGGGATTCGGGAACTCCTCCCCGGGTCGGGGCGCTCCGGGCGGCGGCGGGTCGCGGAAGAAGCCGGCGGCGGACACCTGGGGCCCCAGCCCTCGGCCTCCCGGGTCGCCCCCCTCAGCCCGGCCGCGGCTCGAAGGGTTTCTGCGCGACCGCGGCGGGACTCCTGGGTCCGGCATCCGCGGCCTCGTCGCCTCCCAAGCCTTGGGAGCCGGCTTCGCCGAGGCGGGAGGGGCTTCCCGAGAGCCAGGCCCCCCGGCCCGGGGCTGGCGGCCCCCCGGCTTGGAGTCCGGCCAGGCGGCGGCCCCGCAACCATTGCACGGAAACGGCGGGCGGGTCGGGAGCATAGAGCGCACTGGGATGCGCtcgttcttttttttgttttgttttgaaattgaatctctttattttttgtttgcaaaaaagtaaaaacagcatATACGTAGCTCGGCAGCATTGTGAGTCTCCAAAGAGAAGTGTCCTGAACACTAGGTAggtaattttgcttttaaaaagccGATGAAAGTTGTATTTtcaacccccacccccgtccctcGTCTTGAATCTGATACATATTCAGAGCAAATTTTTTCCGACCAGATTTTTTCTTGGTAATGTTTGATCCTTATCTGACAGAAATTATTGCCGATGTCACTCAGTGAACGGCTTAGCACCGACCGTCGGCTTAAGGTGGAGAAACAATGAGAACAAGGATGAAAAAGTCAGCATTTCCGGGCGGACGCTCCGCACGTTCTGCTGGGAGCGGCGCACAGGCGTAGTTACAACTTTTATTCAGAGCCGCTGTGAGCTGTCTGTTTTGCTTTTACTTCGGCGCTGCTTCATTTCAgttatttgagaaaatacttcggGGTGATTCACTGTGGTTGATCTTTTTGGATCACTAATTTTTACTCTGGAGAATAATTTCAGTTCAGCGATGCTATTTCTATAGGAGGCTCTTAGAATTGGCTACTAGGCAAGTTTAGGCAGATCAACGAATACGATGCTCTAAATTaaagtaccccccccccccagaacaTATTATGTAATTAGGATGTAAAAGTGTCATGAACATCTTTTACTCCAAACCTTAAAAAGGGAAATTTACAGCAGGTTAACTTTTAGTATATCTTTAATTAAGAGACTTCCGGAGTTGgagttaacatttttctttcaaatctgtATTGCCCTAACAAGAAAAGTCACCATTGGAAACAGTATAAGTTATTTTATTACAAGAACAAAACGGACTTGCTAATTTTATATCTAATTTCACCCATATTACAAATGCAAAGTATATATTATCATAGGGTGTAAGTTACCAAACTCCAAAATGTTGTGCATAAATGAAGTAAACTCAACTTACAGAATTAGAACATGAAAGTATCTACATTCATTATAAATAGTGCAAAGTATGTACCATATCTACACAgtataaaatgtgaaaatgaattcCTCAAGGAACAGTTATAATGTTagaacaattaaaaatgttaatgagGGTACTCAAATACAGAACCAaccaaaacatttattttttctctttttttaagaaaaactgtcGAGCTTCTTCCCAGGCCTGCTGAGGAAATCTGTTAGCCAGCTCAAGATAATCTTGGGATCCAAGGCGTTTTcctgagaggaaaaaaagttaaattaaaaagagTTACATTCTTCAgtgtttaagaaatgaaaattattttgatacCTGAGTATAAATGGAGACATACACTTCATCTAAACTATGATGCAAGTTTAAGTAAACAAGGTAATTGTATCTATCcatagtataaaatatatatatagtatattaatCACAATCTATTTTGTGCTTCTAACCTATTCAGACATTAACCCCTATATAAAACATTATGAAAAACATTGTTTTTGGACTCCAGAGTAAGAAGATAACGGGAAAATAAGTCTGGTGAATGAAATGATAGTCATATATTCCATCCTTAAGTTAGCCTTGAAAGGGTAAATCTGTATGTAG is a window from the Camelus bactrianus isolate YW-2024 breed Bactrian camel chromosome 27, ASM4877302v1, whole genome shotgun sequence genome containing:
- the ISL2 gene encoding insulin gene enhancer protein ISL-2, with the protein product MVDIIFHYPFLGTMGDHSKKKPGTAMCVGCGSQIHDQFILRVSPDLEWHAACLKCAECSQYLDETCTCFVRDGKTYCKRDYVRLFGIKCAKCQVGFSSSDLVMRARDSVYHIECFRCSVCSRQLLPGDEFSLREHELLCRADHGLLLERAAAGSPRSPGPLPGARGLHLPDPGSGRQPSLRPHVHKQTEKTTRVRTVLNEKQLHTLRTCYAANPRPDALMKEQLVEMTGLSPRVIRVWFQNKRCKDKKKSILMKQLQQQQHNDKTSLQGLTGTPLVAGSPIRHESAVQGSAVEVQTYQPPWKALSEFALQSDLDQPAFQQLVSFSESGSLGNSSGSDVTSLSSQLPDTPNSMVPSPVET